The following nucleotide sequence is from Deltaproteobacteria bacterium.
CCGGGCTCTGGCGCAGCTTCCAGACCAGCGAATGTTCCCGCCCGCCGCCGCCGATGACGAGGATGTTCATGACGATTCGGGGCGTTGGCGGGCCATTTCAGTGCCTGAAGTGCCGGATGCCCGTGAACACCATGGCCAAGCCGTGCTCGTTGGCGGCGGCGATGACCTCTTCGTCGCGGATGGAGCCGCCGGGCTGGATGACCGCGCGTGCGCCGGCTTCGGCGGCGGCGTCGACGCCGTCGCGGAAGGGGTAGAAGGCGTCGGAGGCCACCACGGAGCCGGCCAGGTCCAGGCCGTGAGTCTTGGCGCGGGTGACGGCGAGCTGGGCGGAGTCCACCCGGCTCATCTGGCCGGCGCCGACGCCGAGCAACTGGTCGCTGGAGGTGAACACGATGGCGTTGGACTTGACGTGGTGGCACACGC
It contains:
- the purH gene encoding bifunctional phosphoribosylaminoimidazolecarboxamide formyltransferase/IMP cyclohydrolase (involved in de novo purine biosynthesis) translates to RVHGGVLVQDWDHKPIDVRECKVVTERQPTGDEFKALGFAWRVCHHVKSNAIVFTSSDQLLGVGAGQMSRVDSAQLAVTRAKTHGLDLAGSVVASDAFYPFRDGVDAAAEAGARAVIQPGGSIRDEEVIAAANEHGLAMVFTGIRHFRH